A genomic stretch from Gavia stellata isolate bGavSte3 chromosome 24, bGavSte3.hap2, whole genome shotgun sequence includes:
- the WDR31 gene encoding WD repeat-containing protein 31 produces MGKLQSKISFHTTKYRADGSTEETGPVRAVQQHGPAHTDAVTSVAALQPDLCVSGGRDKSVAVCSWRSGAALQRFIGHEREVTKVTSALESNRVFSASRDKTVMMWELHGTSGPSQHFPGHDLVVTGLAVSPDASQLCTGSRDNTVCKWDIETGECLGRAAISRNLVTHLCWVPGEPYLIQTSEDKTVRIWDSRELQVAHAFPAKRHIQTCCDVSQDGRYCLSSSSGSAGEGGEATLWDLRQTRSRVREYKGHFQTTTSCVFLPRGPALAPSIATSSYDSTVKVWDRDTGACLATLCLEGSGPLASLAACDSATLLCASFNSGIHVLQMSDHTDLVLEEVAAF; encoded by the exons ATGGGGAAACTGCAGAGTAAAATCAGCTTCCACACCACCAAATACAG ggccGATGGCTCCACGGAAGAGACGGGACCTGTTCGAGCCGTTCAGCAGCACGGCCCCGCGCACACCGATGCCGTCACTTCTGTGGCTGCTCTCCAACCAGACCTGTGTGTGTCAGGAGGAAGGGATAAG AGCGTGGCTGTTTGCAGCTGGAGATCGGGGGCTGCGCTGCAGCGGTTCATCGGGCACGAGCGGGAGGTCACCAAG GTCACCTCTGCCCTTGAGTCAAACAGAGTCTTCAGTGCATCCCGGGACAAGACAGTGATGATGTGGGAGCTTCACGGGACTTCGGGGCCAAGCCAGCACTTCCCAGGACATGACCTGGTTGTTACCGGACTGGCTGTGAGCCCAG ATGCCTCCCAGCTGTGCACGGGTTCGCGAGACAACACCGTGTGCAAGTGGGACATAGAGACCGGAGAGTGTCTGGGCAGAGCTGCTATCTCCAGGAATCTG gtCACACATCTGTGCTGGGTTCCTGGGGAGCCTTACCTCATCCAGACCTCAGAGGATAAAACAGTCAG GATCTGGGACAGCCGGGAGCTGCAGGTGGCACACGCGTTCCCAGCCAAGCGGCACATTCAGACGTGCTGCGACGTGAGCCAGGACGGGCGGTactgcctcagcagcagcagtggctcAGCTGGGGAGGGCGGCGAGGCGACT CTGTGGGACCTACGGCAGACGAGGAGCCGAGTGCGTGAGTACAAAGGGCATTTCCAGACCACGACTTCGTGCGTTTTCCTTCCACGGGGCCCAGCTCTCGCCCCCAGCATTGCCACATCCTCGTACGACAGCACAGTGAAGGTCTGGGACCGAGACACTGGAG cctgcctggccACCTTGTGCCTCGAGGGATCAGGACCACTGGCTTCGCTGGCTGCCTGCGACAGCGCCACGCTGCTCTGTGCCAGTTTTAACTCGGGAATTCACGTACTGCAGATGAGCGACCACACAGACCTggtgctggaggaggtggctgcATTTTGA
- the BSPRY gene encoding B box and SPRY domain-containing protein, with product MAQRGGGPRPRALAERAADLRNKIVDRCERLQLQSAAIARHVDKVLPAKDQGVLNAANAARELVIQRLIFVGNACENEEQRLLEKVHVEEERAHQSILTQRVHWTEALQKLAALRTYLVDMITNLDDQGLVHAEREIFERTEVAEGILEPQESLKLNFNQTCVQSPLLHRLWASAVLCCIAGSQEIHIDEKTVSPHLSLSEDKKTLTFSPKKAKMDSDCPERFDHWPNALATAAFHSGVCAWKISVEKSCAYKLGVCYSSLPRKGSDNEARLGFNAASWVFSRYDKEFRFLHAGRPQAVELIKSPAEIGVLVDFAGGEVLFYDPNSCTILFSHRETFVEPLYPVFAVAHQSISLVQ from the exons ATGGcccagcggggcggggggccgcggccgcgggCGCTGGCGGAGCGGGCGGCGGACCTGCGG AACAAGATCGTGGACCGGTGCGAGCGGCTCCAGCTGCAGAGCGCTGCCATCGCCCGGCACGTGGACAAGGTGCTGCCCGCCAAGGACCAGGGCGTCCTG AACGCAGCCAACGCGGCGCGGGAGCTGGTAATCCAGAGGCTGATCTTCGTGGGGAACGCGTGTGAAAATGAAGAGCAGCGGTTGCTGGAGAAGGTGCACGTGGAGGAGGAGCGGGCGCACCAGAGCATCCTGACCCAGCGGGTGCACTGGACTgaggctctgcagaagctggctgCCCTCCGGACCTACCTGGTGGACATGATCACCAACCTGGATGACCAGGGCCTGGTG CATGCAGAACGAGAGATCTTCGAGAG GACAGAGGTGGCGGAGGGAATCTTAGAGCCACAGGAGTCCCTGAAGTTAAACTTTAATCAGACCTGTGTTCAGAGTCCACTGCTGCATCGACTATGGGCCTCTGCTGTTCTCTGCTGCATTGCAG GCTCACAGGAGATTCACATCGATGAGAAAACTGTCAGCCCCCACCTCAGCCTGTCAGAAGACAAGAAAACCCTGACCTTCAGCCCCAAGAAAGCAAAGATGGACTCGGACTGCCCCGAGCGGTTTGACCACTGGCCCAATGCTTTGGCCACTGCGGCTTTCCACTCGGGAGTCTGTGCGTGGAAGATCAGCGTGGAGAAGAGCTGCGCCTACAAGCTGGGGGTTTGCTACAGCTCCCTGCCGCGGAAGGGGTCTGACAATGAAGCCCGCCTGGGCTTCAACGCTGCCTCCTGGGTCTTCTCGCGCTACGACAAGGAGTTCAGGTTCCTGCACGCTGGGCGCCCGCAGGCAGTGGAGCTGATCAAGTCTCCGGCCGAGATCGGGGTGCTGGTTGACTTTGCGGGAGGGGAGGTGCTCTTTTACGACCCCAATTCCTGCACCATCCTCTTCTCCCACAGGGAGACCTTCGTGGAGCCCCTCTATCCTGTCTTTGCTGTGGCGCACCAGAGCATCTCGCTTGTCCAGTGA